Proteins from a single region of Sporosarcina sp. P33:
- the dnaJ gene encoding molecular chaperone DnaJ, which produces MSKRDYYDVLGVSKSATKEEIRKAYRKLSKQYHPDLNKEADAEVKFKEVTEAFEVLSDENKRAEYDQFGHAGPGQGFGGFGGGGAEGFGFEDIFSTFFGGSARRRDPNAPQKGNDLQYTMTVDFMDAIFGKETEIDIPREEECDTCDGTGAKKGTSVKTCTECNGSGEISVAQNTPFGQVVNRRTCPTCQGTGKIIPEKCETCRGKGRVTKNKVIKVTIPAGVDQGQRLRVGGQGEAGINGGPPGDLYIVFNVRPHKRFIREEDDIILELTLTFPQAALGDELEVQTVHGKVKLKIPAGTQNGTNFRLRGKGVPNVHGHGVGDQHVIVKVATPKKMTERQKELLREFASIEGETPDEYSSSFFDKIKRTFKGE; this is translated from the coding sequence ATGAGTAAACGAGATTACTATGACGTGCTTGGCGTTTCTAAGTCCGCTACAAAGGAAGAAATCCGCAAAGCATATCGTAAGCTATCGAAACAATACCATCCGGACTTAAATAAAGAAGCGGATGCTGAAGTGAAATTTAAAGAAGTCACAGAAGCATTTGAGGTACTGAGCGACGAGAATAAACGTGCAGAGTACGATCAATTCGGTCATGCCGGTCCTGGGCAAGGATTTGGCGGATTCGGCGGCGGCGGAGCGGAAGGCTTCGGATTCGAAGATATTTTCAGCACGTTCTTTGGCGGCAGTGCAAGAAGAAGAGATCCGAATGCCCCGCAAAAAGGAAATGACCTGCAATATACAATGACGGTCGATTTCATGGATGCTATTTTCGGTAAAGAAACGGAAATTGATATTCCGCGCGAAGAAGAGTGTGATACATGTGACGGAACAGGCGCCAAAAAAGGCACGAGTGTTAAAACATGTACAGAATGTAATGGTTCAGGTGAAATATCGGTTGCACAAAACACGCCATTTGGCCAGGTTGTTAACCGCAGAACATGTCCAACCTGTCAGGGAACAGGTAAAATCATTCCTGAAAAATGTGAAACATGCCGAGGTAAAGGCCGCGTAACGAAAAACAAAGTCATTAAAGTGACAATTCCTGCAGGAGTGGATCAGGGACAGCGTTTGCGTGTAGGCGGTCAAGGTGAAGCCGGTATTAACGGCGGACCTCCTGGGGACTTATACATCGTATTTAATGTACGTCCGCATAAGCGCTTTATCCGTGAAGAAGACGATATCATCCTTGAATTAACGCTGACATTCCCGCAGGCTGCACTTGGAGACGAACTCGAAGTTCAGACAGTCCACGGAAAAGTTAAGCTGAAAATTCCGGCTGGCACTCAAAACGGCACCAATTTCCGCCTCCGGGGCAAAGGGGTTCCAAACGTACACGGGCACGGAGTAGGAGATCAGCACGTCATCGTCAAAGTGGCAACACCGAAAAAGATGACAGAACGGCAAAAAGAATTGCTGCGTGAGTTTGCTTCCATTGAAGGAGAGACTCCTGATGAGTATTCCAGCTCATTTTTCGATAAAATCAAACGCACTTTCAAAGGTGAATGA